The following coding sequences are from one Paenibacillus tundrae window:
- a CDS encoding FliH/SctL family protein: MSNLIKSFQYVPVDDRKRLENHHHYGDSEAEFEVERDESAEAEQLQARVDEESQRLTAEMLEDAKEFAEKQVREASEEAERLLQEAREQIDSWWQEQRMQDEHLTEAMRSQGFQQGFEEGKVQAELDLQVQIEEMMKEAREVLEEAYVAKDQIIQEAEPFLVDLACGIAEKVIDMQLTVEPEQMLELIRQNLSRKREQGMITLCVSPDQFSFVQAAREELSLAIDSQAELQILPDATVKDKGCVIRSSFGSVDARIDTQLTEIKKELIRLALEDEGRRNQHEGS, encoded by the coding sequence TTGTCTAATTTGATTAAATCTTTCCAGTATGTTCCGGTGGATGACCGCAAACGACTAGAGAATCATCATCATTATGGAGATTCTGAAGCGGAATTCGAAGTGGAACGAGATGAAAGTGCTGAAGCAGAGCAACTGCAAGCACGTGTAGACGAGGAGTCACAACGACTCACTGCAGAGATGCTGGAGGATGCGAAGGAGTTTGCAGAAAAGCAGGTGCGCGAAGCTTCTGAGGAGGCGGAACGTTTGCTTCAAGAAGCCCGTGAGCAGATTGATAGCTGGTGGCAGGAACAACGCATGCAGGATGAACATCTTACTGAAGCGATGCGATCACAAGGCTTTCAGCAAGGGTTTGAAGAAGGCAAAGTACAGGCTGAACTGGATCTCCAAGTGCAGATCGAAGAGATGATGAAAGAAGCTCGTGAAGTTCTTGAAGAGGCTTATGTTGCTAAAGATCAGATTATTCAAGAAGCAGAACCATTTCTGGTTGATCTAGCATGCGGTATTGCAGAGAAGGTAATTGATATGCAACTTACTGTGGAGCCAGAACAAATGCTTGAATTAATTCGTCAAAATCTGTCGCGTAAACGGGAACAAGGAATGATCACGCTATGTGTATCACCAGATCAGTTCTCTTTTGTGCAAGCAGCACGGGAAGAGTTATCGCTCGCAATTGACTCGCAAGCTGAGTTGCAGATTTTGCCTGATGCGACCGTCAAAGACAAGGGATGTGTCATCCGTTCTTCCTTCGGGAGTGTGGATGCCCGTATTGATACCCAATTAACAGAGATTAAAAAGGAACTGATCCGTTTAGCACTTGAGGATGAGGGGCGAAGAAATCAACATGAAGGTTCTTAG
- the fliF gene encoding flagellar basal-body MS-ring/collar protein FliF: MNERIAQYKDKTVQYWNSFSKKQKVLLVSTFLFLIMAAVVLTMQLSKTEYEVAFRDLNSSDSAGVIAYLDSANIPYKLSADGKSISIPSTDVAITKVNVGSQGIIQNGSLGYKAFSESSSPIGMTDKEFDVKYNSALNGEVEQLLQRMQGIQDAKVLVNMPKDNIFAGLEEQDKASASVALQFKPGYHPNQAAVDGYFNLVKTAIPNLPIENITITNTDEAELIPSARGGSGGLSSEVQENMALQKKFENDVRNNVKQFLSQIVGEEKVNVLVVSTLNFDKETRTENRVEPVDVENMKGIEISVQEIQKSYTGASTPTGGVAGTGQEEVPGYPSADATGNSTSEESSSTKNYDVNRIVKDIVASPYSVKDLTINVAVEPPAGQTELQAPVQDAIENILVNIVRASLADTGTVITDADLAKKVSVISQGFQTTDTADTGFPLSTGMLWGIGGLVAALIAAVVILLVRRRRKQDEEEEEEIPLPVATEFPSITLDSVTNESQVRKQLESLAKKKPDEFVNLLRTWLADE, translated from the coding sequence GTGAATGAGAGAATTGCCCAGTACAAAGACAAGACGGTTCAGTACTGGAATAGTTTTAGCAAAAAACAAAAGGTGTTGCTGGTATCTACCTTTTTATTCTTAATCATGGCAGCAGTTGTTCTAACCATGCAACTCTCCAAAACGGAATATGAGGTGGCCTTCAGAGATCTAAACTCTAGTGATTCCGCGGGAGTTATCGCATACCTAGATTCAGCCAATATTCCTTACAAACTAAGTGCAGATGGCAAATCCATCTCCATTCCTAGTACGGATGTTGCAATTACGAAAGTGAATGTCGGATCACAAGGCATTATCCAGAACGGTTCGTTAGGTTATAAAGCATTCTCAGAATCCTCGTCTCCGATCGGGATGACGGATAAAGAATTTGATGTGAAATACAATAGTGCGTTAAACGGAGAAGTGGAGCAATTACTTCAACGGATGCAAGGAATTCAGGATGCCAAGGTGCTCGTTAATATGCCAAAAGATAACATCTTCGCTGGCTTAGAAGAGCAAGATAAAGCATCCGCATCTGTAGCCCTACAATTTAAACCGGGTTATCACCCAAATCAGGCTGCAGTTGATGGTTACTTTAATTTGGTTAAAACCGCTATTCCTAATCTACCGATAGAGAATATTACGATTACGAACACGGATGAAGCAGAGCTGATTCCATCAGCCCGCGGTGGCAGTGGTGGCTTGTCATCTGAAGTTCAAGAGAACATGGCACTGCAGAAAAAGTTTGAAAATGATGTTCGTAACAACGTTAAGCAATTCCTTTCACAGATCGTAGGCGAAGAAAAAGTTAATGTTCTTGTCGTTTCTACATTGAATTTTGACAAGGAAACTAGAACAGAAAATAGAGTAGAGCCTGTCGATGTGGAAAATATGAAAGGTATTGAGATTAGCGTACAAGAGATTCAGAAGAGTTATACCGGAGCGAGTACACCTACAGGTGGCGTAGCTGGTACGGGGCAGGAAGAAGTTCCTGGTTACCCATCGGCTGATGCGACAGGAAATTCAACCTCCGAAGAATCATCGAGTACTAAAAATTACGATGTTAACCGAATTGTTAAAGATATCGTGGCAAGTCCATATTCTGTAAAAGACTTAACCATTAACGTGGCTGTTGAACCACCGGCAGGTCAGACAGAATTGCAAGCACCGGTTCAAGATGCGATTGAAAATATCTTGGTGAATATCGTTCGTGCTTCACTTGCTGACACAGGCACGGTTATCACTGACGCGGATTTAGCTAAGAAAGTATCTGTCATCTCTCAAGGCTTCCAGACTACAGATACAGCGGATACAGGATTCCCACTTTCAACAGGAATGCTATGGGGCATAGGTGGACTGGTTGCAGCATTGATCGCAGCCGTTGTGATCCTGCTCGTACGCCGTCGCCGCAAACAGGATGAAGAAGAAGAAGAGGAAATCCCTCTTCCAGTAGCAACCGAGTTCCCGTCCATAACGTTGGACAGTGTAACGAACGAAAGTCAGGTGCGCAAACAATTGGAGAGTTTGGCGAAGAAAAAGCCAGACGAATTCGTCAATCTGCTGCGTACATGGCTGGCTGACGAATAG
- the fliG gene encoding flagellar motor switch protein FliG, translating into MAKASNQGLSGRQKAAILLITLGPEVSAQIFKHLRDEEIEQLTLEIANVRKVDAAEKDMIMAEFHQICLAQEYISQGGITYAREILEKALGSSKALEVINRLTATLQVRPFDFARKADPNQILNFIQNESPQTIALVLSYLQFEQAAAILSSLPQEKQADVARRVAVMDSTSPEVIAQVERVLEQKLSSTVTQDYTNAGGIESIVQILNGVDRGTERTILDSLEIQDPELAEEIKKRMFVFEDIVNVDDRSIQRIIRDIDNADLQLALKVASEEVRDAVFRNMSKRMSETFKEEMEFMGPVRLRDVEEAQTRIVGTIRRLEEAGEIIIARGGGDDIIV; encoded by the coding sequence TTGGCAAAGGCAAGCAATCAGGGACTAAGCGGAAGACAAAAAGCAGCAATTTTGCTCATCACACTTGGTCCAGAGGTATCGGCACAAATCTTCAAACATCTTCGTGATGAGGAAATAGAACAACTGACGTTGGAAATTGCCAACGTTCGTAAAGTGGATGCCGCGGAAAAAGACATGATTATGGCTGAATTTCATCAGATCTGCCTTGCTCAGGAATACATTTCTCAAGGCGGTATCACCTATGCAAGAGAGATTCTCGAGAAAGCACTGGGATCCTCGAAAGCTCTCGAAGTCATTAATCGCTTAACGGCCACACTACAAGTTAGACCATTCGACTTTGCTCGCAAAGCGGATCCGAATCAGATTTTGAACTTTATTCAAAATGAGAGCCCGCAAACGATTGCTTTGGTGCTTTCCTATCTGCAATTTGAGCAAGCTGCAGCAATCCTTTCCTCTTTACCACAGGAAAAACAAGCTGATGTGGCGAGAAGAGTTGCGGTCATGGATAGTACTTCTCCAGAAGTTATCGCACAGGTGGAACGAGTGTTGGAGCAAAAATTGTCTTCGACCGTTACGCAGGATTACACAAATGCTGGTGGTATCGAGTCAATCGTACAGATTTTGAACGGTGTAGACCGTGGTACAGAGCGTACGATTTTGGATTCTCTCGAGATACAAGATCCAGAGCTTGCCGAAGAAATCAAAAAACGGATGTTTGTCTTCGAAGATATCGTCAACGTCGACGACCGTTCGATTCAACGCATTATTCGCGATATCGACAACGCAGATTTGCAGTTGGCACTCAAAGTGGCCAGCGAGGAAGTACGCGATGCGGTGTTCCGGAATATGTCGAAACGGATGTCCGAAACGTTCAAGGAAGAGATGGAGTTCATGGGGCCTGTTCGATTGCGTGATGTGGAGGAAGCACAGACTCGTATCGTAGGTACAATCCGTAGGTTGGAAGAAGCTGGTGAGATCATTATCGCTCGTGGTGGAGGAGATGATATCATTGTCTAA